A stretch of Coccidioides posadasii str. Silveira chromosome 2, complete sequence DNA encodes these proteins:
- the MVD1 gene encoding diphosphomevalonate decarboxylase (BUSCO:354778at4751~EggNog:ENOG410PG2B~COG:I~BUSCO:8323at33183) has protein sequence MAGHDHRVYRSSTTAPVNIAVIKYWGKRDATLNLPTNSSLSVTLSQANLRAHTTASCSDSYPHAEGDTLVLNSKPQNIHASKRTLACLADLRILRRALEDADPSLPRLSAFPLRIVSENNFPTAAGLASSAAGFAALVRAVADLYDLPQSPSELSRIARQGSGSACRSLMGGYVAWRSGTKEDGSDSLAEQVAPASHWPEMRALILVVSDAKKDVPSTEGMQATRATSTLFPFRVTSVVPERMAAMEKAVQNRDFASFAEITMRDSNNFHATCLDTWPPIFYMNDVSRAAVRVVHDVNRAAGETICAYTFDAGPNAVIYYLEKDSDRVLGTFRKILKPDTEGWGETKPAQDATSLLGEVDPRAVDMLTVGVNRVILSGVGEGPMKVIEHLVSESGDILTGSGN, from the exons ATGGCAGGCCATGACCACAGAGTCTACCGCTCTAGCACTACAGCTCCAGTGAATATTGCTGTCATTAA GTACTGGGGAAAACGAGATGCGACGCTCAACCTCCCGACCAattcctctctctctgtaACTCTTTCACAAGCCAATTTGCGTGCGCACACCACAGCTTCATGCTCAGATAGTTACCCGCATGCTGAAGGAGACACCCTGGTTCTCAACTCAAAACCCCAGAACATCCACGCATCCAAAAGGACATTGGCATGTCTCGCAGACCTCCGTATTCTTCGACGAGCTCTAGAGGATGCAGATCCATCCCTGCCGCGACTATCGGCCTTTCCTCTGCGCATTGTATCGGAAAATAACTTCCCAACTGCCGCAGGCCTCGCGAGTTCGGCTGCAGGTTTCGCAGCTCTGGTTCGTGCAGTTGCCGATTTGTACGACCTCCCCCAGTCTCCGAGCGAGCTGAGTCGCATCGCCCGCCAGGGTTCAGGATCTGCATGTCGTTCGTTGATGGGTGGCTATGTCGCCTGGAGGTCCGGTACGAAGGAAGATGGTAGTGATAGCCTCGCCGAGCAAGTGGCGCCAGCGAGCCATTGGCCTGAGATGCGTGCATTGATTCTCGTTGTGAGCGATGCGAAAAAGGATGTTCCCAGTACGGAAGGGATGCAGGCCACCCGTGCGACCTCCACTCTGTTCCCTTTCCGTGTTACGTCTGTAGTACCTGAGAGAATGGCAGCAATGGAGAAAGCCGTTCAGAACCGAGATTTTGCATCATTTGCAGAGATCACAATGCGAGACAGTAATAATTTCCATGCGACATGTCTCGACACGTGGCCACCGATTTTCTATATGAATGACGTTTCTCGCGCCGCTGTGAGGGTGGTTCACGACGTAAACCGGGCCGCAGGAGAGACAATTTGCGCGTATACCTTTGATGCTGGTCCGAATGCTGTTATCTACTACCTCGAGAAGGACTCTGATCGGGTTCTGGGCACATTCAGAAAAATTTTGAAACCGGACACAGAAGGTTGGGGTGAAACCAAGCCGGCTCAGGACGCTACATCGCTCCTAGGAGAGGTTGACCCGAGAGCTGTTGACATGCTTACAGTGGGTGTGAACCGCGTAATCCTAT